The nucleotide sequence TTAATTGTATTTTAGATTACCATAATTTGCGTTATTTATGTAGTTATAAATTTCTTTAATTTAGTTAAACTATTTATAGTTGTATTTGGCATAGTTCTTATCTCAGTGTTTTTTACTTGTGTGATAGCTTTTATTTAACACTAAGGAAAGATTTATGCCAACTTTTATTTTTTGGCAGTATTATCAATTAAACTTTTGCTTTTCCAGAGCTAAAGTTTATAATAAGGATAAGATAAATCTAAAGAAATTTTATCACATAGTTGAGGTGAGATATGGCTAATATAAAAGACGTTGCGAAACTTGCTAATACGTCTATAACTACAGTATCACGTGTTTTAAATAATAGTGGATATGTTAAGGAAGAAACAAAAGAAAGAATCTTAAAAGTTATAAAAGAATTAAACTATAATCCCAATGCCTTAGCTAGAGGATTAGTAACCGATGTAACAAAAACAATAGGACTATTATTACCAGATATCACTAATCCATATTTTGCAAATATAGCAAAAGCAGTAGAAGATGCAGCTAGTAAGTATGACTATAGCGTATTTTTATGTAGTACCAATGGCGAGATAGACAAAGAAATAAGATATTTAGAGGTTCTTAATCAAAAGAGGGTAGACGGTATAATATATGGAACAGTTATTGATGGTGATGAAGGTATAAAAAAAGTGAAAAGTATGAATATACCAGTAGTGGTTTTAGACAGAGGAATGGATAAATTACAAATAGATACGGTGATGGTGGATAATATAAAAGGAGCTTTTTTAGCAACTAAATATTTGATGGACAATGGGCATAAAAATATAGCTTTTATAGGAGGTCCGAACAATACTAAGACTTCGCTAGATAGGAAAAAAGGATATATAAAATTTCTTAAAAGTAAAAATGTAGAGATTGATAAAAATTTGATAAGCTATGGTGATTTTCAAATAGAAAGTGGATTTAATGCCATGAAACAGCTCATAGATAGAAAAGTAAAAATAGATGCTGTTTTTGTAGCGAATGACCTTATGGCCATAGGTGCAATAAATTATCTATCAAAGAAGGGAATAGATGTTCCAGAAGAAATATCTGTAATAGGATTTGATAATGTAGGTTTGTCATCTCTTACTACTCCAAAGCTAACTACTATAGAGCAACCAATATCTGAAATGAGTAAAATCTCTATAGAATTAATAATGGATCAAATTCTAGAAGAAGAAAATAAATATAGAGAAATTAAGTTGACACCAAAAATAATTGTAAGAGAAAGTGTTAGTAAAAAAATCTAAAGGGGGATATATAATGAGTATGAAAAAAGTTATTATTGATGTAGACACAGGTATAGATGATGCTATGGCTATTATGCTAGCAATTAAAAGCAAAAAACTTGATGTAATGGGTATTACGACTGTAGCAGGGAATACATCAATTGACTATTCTACTAAAAATACATTAAGAGTTTTGAAAACGATAGGAAGAGAAGATATCCAAGTTTATAGAGGATGTAGTCAACCATTAATAAGAGATACTTGTTTCTGTGAAGAAGTACATGGAAATAATGGACTAGCTGGCGCATTGGAGGACTTAGAAGTTGAGTATAAGCATAAACAACATGGAGTAGATTATATTATAGATGAAGTTATGAGAAATAAAGGAGAAATAACTTTAGTTTTATTAGCTCCAATGACTAATGTTGCTATGGCACTTAGAAAAGAACCTGAAATAGCAAAGTATATTAAAGAAATTGTAACAATGGGAGGAGTTACAACTGCACTAGGAAATGAGAGTCTAGTATCTGAATTTAACATATATGCGGATCCTGAAAGTGCGAAAATAGTATTTAATAGTGGAGTACCAATTAAAATGGTAGGACTAGATGTAACAAGAAAAACACTACTTATGGAAGAACAACTTAAATCCATAGAAGGAGATGAGAAAGTAACAAGCCTTGTTAAAGAAATAGGTAAATACTACATAGACATGTATTCAGGTAATAATGAAATAAAGTGTTGTGCTTTACATGACCCATTAGCAGTAGGAGTAGCTATAGATGAAAGTTTAGTTAAAACTAAAAAACTTTTTGTAGATGTTGAAACTAAAAGTGAACACTGCGATGGACAGACAATATGTGATTTTTTTGGAAGATCGGGAAGAGAACCTAATGTAGAAGTTTGCTTGGAAGTAGATAGCAATAGATTTGTATCAATGTTTTTAGATGTTATTCAGAGTTAATATTAGGAAAAAGTACCATAAGAGTAAAGTAAAAGATTATGATATTTATTAAAATGAATAAAAATTGTACAAGCATCATTAGAAAGGTAATTGAAATCATACATAGAGATAATTGATAAAAGTGAAGTAGACATGTAGGTAGAGGGGGATATTTAAAACATGAATAGTAAAAGATTTAATTATCTTTTATTAGTTCCAGGAGTTATATTTTTATTTGTATTTGTTGTTATACCACTAATGTCACTTATGATTGGAACATTCAAAGATACAGATGGATATACAATTAATAAATATGTAAATTTTTTCAAAGATCCTTATTATATTCAAATATATATTAGAACTTTAAGAATATCACTTATAACTACTATAGTATGCGCACTTATAGGATTCCCAACAGCTTATTATATGAGTAACATAGATGGAAGAAAAAAAGGAATATTGATGGCGTTAGTAGTTTTTCCACAACTGACGAATCCAATAGTTCGTTCATTTAGCTTTATAGTTTTATTGGGTAAAAATGGTACAATCAATACTCTACTAATGAAAATAGGTTTGATTAAGCATCCATTATCATTGCTATATAGTGAGTTTGCTATTATAGTAGGGCTGGTATATTTATTTTTACCTCTTATGATATTATCATTGATTGGAGTTATGGAGAATATAGACAAAGATTTGCTAGCGGCATCAGAAAGTTTAGGTGCAACTAGATCAAAAGGATTCCTAAAAATCATATTACCACTTAGTATACCAGGACTTATCATAGGTAGTGTATTAGTATTTATAGGTAGCTTGACAGGATATACTACTCCACAGCTATTAGGAGGATCAAATACACAAGTTTTAGCAACTGTAATATATCAAAATGCTGTAACTGTTTATGACTGGGATACAGCATCTTTAGTATCAGCTATAATGATAGTTACAACGTTAATAATAACATTTGTTATAAATAACATAGCTAAAAAATTGAATCCAAAGGGGTGATATCATGAATCAGGGAACGGGAAAAGTAAGTAAATTTTTTACTATATTAGTATTTATATTTATAGTAATACCTCTGATTATAATAATTGGCACTTCGTTTGCAGGAGAAAGTTATCTTGCATTTCCACCTAAAAGTTTTTCTCTAAAATGGTTTCATAATGTTTTTAAATATGAAATGTTTAGAAACTCATTCAAAGTAAGCTTAGAAATCTCAATTTTATCTACTCTAATAGCAATGTTGATAGGAATACCATCAGCATATATTTTAAGCAGATATGAATTCAGATTTAAAAATGTATTAAATAGCTTTTTCCTATCACCGATTCTAATACCAGGTATTATCTTAGGCTTTGCACTTTTAAGATACCTAATTTTAGTGTTAAAACTACCTATATATATGAGTCTATTAATAGGTCATGTGATAATAGTAATTCCTTATATAATAAGAGTTATATCATCAAGTCTAACTAGCTTTGACTATTCAATAGAAGAAGCATCTATAAGTTTAGGAGCGAGTAAAGTTAGAACATTTTTTACTATAGTGCTCCCAAATATTAAATCGGGGGTTATAGCAGCTTTCATACTAGCTTTTATAAATTCATTTAATGATGTTCCAGTATCATTATTCTTAGTAGGACCAGGTATAAGTACACTACCAATACAAATGCTCAGTTATGTTGAGTTTTATTTTGATCCTACAGTTTCTGCATTATCAACATTGATGATGATAGTAACGGCGATACTTATGTACATAATAGAAAGGACACTGGGATTAAGTCACTTTACCAAATAAGATCGGGGGAATAGCATGTCACTTATAGAATTACAAGACATATCAGTAGCATATGGTAAAAATGTAATATTAAAAGATCTAAATCTAAATGTAGAAAAGGGAGAGTTAGTATCTTTACTAGGTCCTAGTGGATGTGGTAAAACGACTACACTAAGATTAATAGCAGGATTCAATGAAGCTAAAAGTGGAAAATTTCTGTTTAATAAAAAAGACTATACTATGATACCAGTACATAAAAGAAATTTTGGATTCGTATTTCAGAGTTATGCGTTATTTCCTCATTTAACAGTATTAGAAAATATAGCATTTGGACTAAAATTAAGAAAATTAGAAAAATCGCATATAAAAGAAAGAACTCTTAAAATAATAGAAACAGTGGATTTAAAAGATCTTGAAAATAGATATCCAGGGGAATTATCAGGTGGACAAAAACAAAGAGTTGCATTAGCTAGGGCACTAGTTATAAATCCAGACCTTTTGCTTTTAGATGAACCTTTAAGTAATCTGGATGCTAAGTTAAGGGTAAAAATGAGAGTTGAGATTAGAAGAATACAACAAGAATTAGGAATTACAACAGTCTATGTAACTCATGATCAAGAAGAGTGTTTTTCAATATCTGATAAAGTGGCAGTTATGAATAAAGGAGTTATAGAACAACTAGATGATCCAGCTACTATATATAACTATCCTAAGACTCAATTTGTAGCTGATTTTGTAGGCTTTGAAAACTTTTTAGATTTAGATTGGTTAGAAGAGAATAATGAATATATAAAGTTAAAAACAAATACTGGATATATATTTAAAGTTAAGAATCTATCAAGTTATGACTTTAAAGTCAAAAAAGGAGCTATAAGACCAGATGATATTAAAATAATAGATGACGGAAAAAATGAAGAGAACGTAATAAAGGGTATAGTAAGAGTAAGGACATTTTTAGGGAAGCAATTCCAGTATTCAGTTAAAACTGAGCTAGGAGAATTTATAGTAAATGATAATGCTTCTAAAATATATGAAGTTGGAGAAAGCATTAAATTATTTTTATCTCCAGATAAGATAATTTTAATAAAGGAATAGGATATAAAACACATAATTGCTTTATTATATAAAACGATACATATATTTACATAAATGGGCGGTTATGATATTATAATTATCCAATATATAATTAACAGGGGGGATAGCTTTATGAAAAAATCAATAAGAAAGGTAAGCTCAATTATTTTGAGTGTATCAATGCTAACATTGGGATTAGTAGGATGTCAGACTAAAAACAGTGAAACTGTAGGAAAAAATGAAGAGAAAACATTAACTATATCAATGTTTGGGTTTAACGAAGATCTATATAGAAAAAATGTTATAGAACCGTTTGAAAAAAAGCATAATGTAAAAGTCGTTTTTGAGCTTGGAAGTAATGCAGATAGAATTTCTAAACTTAAGATGGGAGCTAGTAAAGCTGATGTTGCTGTTTTTTCAGCTTATCATTCTATGCAAGGTATAGAAGAAGGAGCATTTGAAAAAATAAATCCTAAAAATATACCTAATATAGAGAATCTTTATGATATAGCGAAAGCTCCATTAGGAGAAGATTATGGACCTGCATATGCGGTGGCAAGCTTCGGTATAATGTATGATAAAGATAAGGTTCAAAACCCAATAACATCTTGGGGAGACTTATGGAGACCTGATTTAAAGGATAAAATACTTTTACCAGATATCACAACTACAGGAGGACCATATTTATTAATGATTGCAGCAGAGCAAGCAGGAGTAGATATTAAAAAAGATGAAGATAAGGTTTTTGAAAAGCTAAAAGAATTAAGTAAAAATACATTGAAATTTAGTGATAAGTCTTCAGATTCAATAAATATGATTGCAAGAGGAGAAGTTGAAGCATTAGGAGCATTCAGTTTTGAATCACAAGCTACAAAAGATGCTGCACCTAATTCTAAATGGGTGGATCCAAAAGAAGGTTCATATGCAATAATTAACACTATAAATATAGTAAAAGGAACAAAAAACAAAAAGCTTGCAGAAGAATATATAAACTGGTTGTTAAGTGAGGACATACAAAAAGTTCAAGCTATAGATAAAATAGATTCACCAGTTAATAAAAATGTAAAATTAACTGAAGAACAAGCGGAAGGACTTGTTTATGGAAAAGAGACTATAGAAAAACTAAATGTAGCAGATTGGAAGTATATAAATGATTCTTTAGAAAAATGGATAGAAAGATGGAATAAAGAAGTAATTTCTATAAAGAAATAAATAAAAATACATAATAAAAAACAAGAGCTTGTCTGTGGGGCAAGCTCTTGTTTTTTAAAAAAATAGGACTATTTTGATATAATAAATGGTAATTTGTAATTATTTACACAATTAGTTAATTATGATATTATAAATAATGAAATGATGTAAAAAAAATACAAATATACAAAATTTAAGGGGTATGAAATGAGAAAATTAGGGAAAAAAATAATTTTAATTATTGTAAGCTTCTCAGTACTGATATTGGGGATATCAGGATGTAATAATAAAAATATTGAAACTATAGGAAAAGAAAACAAAGAAACACTAATAATTTCAATATTTAATTTAAATGAAGATCTTCTTAGAGAAAATGCAATTAAGCCATTTGAAAAAAAGCATAATGTAAAAGTAATTCTTGAATTTGGGAATAATATTGAGAGATTTAATAGGTTAAAAAAAGATAATAACAGAGCCGATGTAATATTACTAGCAGACTATTATGCAATGCAGGCAATAGAAGAAGGTTTATTTGAAAAAATGAACCACAAAAATATACCTAACATAGAAAACCTATATGATGTAGCCAAATATCCATTAGGAAAAGATTATGGACCTGCATATACTATAGGAAGTTTTGGTATAATTTATGACTCAGAAGATATAAAGGATCCAATAGAATCATGGGGAGATTTATGGAGACCAGATCTAAAAGGGAAAATGTCATTACCCAACATAACAACTACATCAGGTCCTATGGTGTTATTAATGGCGGCTGAACAAGCAGGGGCAGATATTAAAGAGGATGAAGATAAAGCTTTCGAAAAAATGAAAGAGCTAAGTGAAAATGATTCAAGGTTTGATGATAAATCTTCAGAAATTATAAATGCAATGAATCAGGGAAAAGTTAAAGTTATGGGAGGACATAGCTTTGAGTTTGAAAGCATTAAAGAAGTTATTCCAACAGTAAAATGGGTAGATCCAAAAGAAGGTTCATATGCAATAGTCAATACTATAAATATAGTCAAGGGAACAAAGAAGAAAAAATTAGCAGAAGAGTTTGTAAATTGGTTTTTAAGTGAGGAGGTACAAAAAGCTCAAGCTCTTGATAAAATAGATTCTCCTGCTAACAAGAAAGTAAAGTTAACCCCTGAAGAAGCAGAAGGACTTGTCTATGGAGAAGAAACTATAAAAAATTTAAAAATGGTAGATTGGAAATATATAAATAAATCTTTGGAAAAATGGATTGAAAGATGGAACAAAGAAATAAGCACTGATATGCAATAAATAAGAATACATATTAAATTAACGGATAAGAGATTGTTTTATAAAAAAATCTCTTATTTTTTAGTAGAAATTACTAGACTAGATAAAATAAGAGATTTTTAGATATCGAAATAAGCAAAAAGAAATTTAATGAAACTTAATTTGTATAATATAACAAAAATGTTATAATAGGTAATAAACTGGTATTAAGTTTACATAAAAACATAAAATCAGGGGTGATAAAATGAAAAAAATGAGTAAAAGAGTAAGTTCAATTATTTTAGCTTCTTTAGTATTAACATTGGGAGTATCAGGAGGGCATGCTAAAAGTGATAAAGATGATAAAAAGAAAGAACAGAAAACACTAACTGTATCAACATTTGACGAAGAATTATATAGAAAGGATATATTTAAGCCATTTGAAAAGAAATACAATGTAAAGATTGTATGTGAGTTTGGAAATAATTTTGAGAGACTTAACAAGTTAAAAAGTGGAGATAGTAAATCAGATGTAGCACTTTTTACAGATTACTATGCTATGCAAGGGGTAGAAGAAGGATTATTTGAAAAAGTAAATCGTAAAAATATACCAAATATAAACAATCTATATAGTATGGCTAAAACGCCATTAGGGAAAGATTATGGACCAG is from Gottschalkia purinilytica and encodes:
- a CDS encoding ABC transporter permease, whose product is MNQGTGKVSKFFTILVFIFIVIPLIIIIGTSFAGESYLAFPPKSFSLKWFHNVFKYEMFRNSFKVSLEISILSTLIAMLIGIPSAYILSRYEFRFKNVLNSFFLSPILIPGIILGFALLRYLILVLKLPIYMSLLIGHVIIVIPYIIRVISSSLTSFDYSIEEASISLGASKVRTFFTIVLPNIKSGVIAAFILAFINSFNDVPVSLFLVGPGISTLPIQMLSYVEFYFDPTVSALSTLMMIVTAILMYIIERTLGLSHFTK
- a CDS encoding ABC transporter permease, with amino-acid sequence MNSKRFNYLLLVPGVIFLFVFVVIPLMSLMIGTFKDTDGYTINKYVNFFKDPYYIQIYIRTLRISLITTIVCALIGFPTAYYMSNIDGRKKGILMALVVFPQLTNPIVRSFSFIVLLGKNGTINTLLMKIGLIKHPLSLLYSEFAIIVGLVYLFLPLMILSLIGVMENIDKDLLAASESLGATRSKGFLKIILPLSIPGLIIGSVLVFIGSLTGYTTPQLLGGSNTQVLATVIYQNAVTVYDWDTASLVSAIMIVTTLIITFVINNIAKKLNPKG
- a CDS encoding ABC transporter substrate-binding protein gives rise to the protein MKKSIRKVSSIILSVSMLTLGLVGCQTKNSETVGKNEEKTLTISMFGFNEDLYRKNVIEPFEKKHNVKVVFELGSNADRISKLKMGASKADVAVFSAYHSMQGIEEGAFEKINPKNIPNIENLYDIAKAPLGEDYGPAYAVASFGIMYDKDKVQNPITSWGDLWRPDLKDKILLPDITTTGGPYLLMIAAEQAGVDIKKDEDKVFEKLKELSKNTLKFSDKSSDSINMIARGEVEALGAFSFESQATKDAAPNSKWVDPKEGSYAIINTINIVKGTKNKKLAEEYINWLLSEDIQKVQAIDKIDSPVNKNVKLTEEQAEGLVYGKETIEKLNVADWKYINDSLEKWIERWNKEVISIKK
- a CDS encoding ABC transporter substrate-binding protein — its product is MRKLGKKIILIIVSFSVLILGISGCNNKNIETIGKENKETLIISIFNLNEDLLRENAIKPFEKKHNVKVILEFGNNIERFNRLKKDNNRADVILLADYYAMQAIEEGLFEKMNHKNIPNIENLYDVAKYPLGKDYGPAYTIGSFGIIYDSEDIKDPIESWGDLWRPDLKGKMSLPNITTTSGPMVLLMAAEQAGADIKEDEDKAFEKMKELSENDSRFDDKSSEIINAMNQGKVKVMGGHSFEFESIKEVIPTVKWVDPKEGSYAIVNTINIVKGTKKKKLAEEFVNWFLSEEVQKAQALDKIDSPANKKVKLTPEEAEGLVYGEETIKNLKMVDWKYINKSLEKWIERWNKEISTDMQ
- a CDS encoding LacI family DNA-binding transcriptional regulator: MANIKDVAKLANTSITTVSRVLNNSGYVKEETKERILKVIKELNYNPNALARGLVTDVTKTIGLLLPDITNPYFANIAKAVEDAASKYDYSVFLCSTNGEIDKEIRYLEVLNQKRVDGIIYGTVIDGDEGIKKVKSMNIPVVVLDRGMDKLQIDTVMVDNIKGAFLATKYLMDNGHKNIAFIGGPNNTKTSLDRKKGYIKFLKSKNVEIDKNLISYGDFQIESGFNAMKQLIDRKVKIDAVFVANDLMAIGAINYLSKKGIDVPEEISVIGFDNVGLSSLTTPKLTTIEQPISEMSKISIELIMDQILEEENKYREIKLTPKIIVRESVSKKI
- a CDS encoding ABC transporter ATP-binding protein, translated to MSLIELQDISVAYGKNVILKDLNLNVEKGELVSLLGPSGCGKTTTLRLIAGFNEAKSGKFLFNKKDYTMIPVHKRNFGFVFQSYALFPHLTVLENIAFGLKLRKLEKSHIKERTLKIIETVDLKDLENRYPGELSGGQKQRVALARALVINPDLLLLDEPLSNLDAKLRVKMRVEIRRIQQELGITTVYVTHDQEECFSISDKVAVMNKGVIEQLDDPATIYNYPKTQFVADFVGFENFLDLDWLEENNEYIKLKTNTGYIFKVKNLSSYDFKVKKGAIRPDDIKIIDDGKNEENVIKGIVRVRTFLGKQFQYSVKTELGEFIVNDNASKIYEVGESIKLFLSPDKIILIKE
- a CDS encoding nucleoside hydrolase, giving the protein MSMKKVIIDVDTGIDDAMAIMLAIKSKKLDVMGITTVAGNTSIDYSTKNTLRVLKTIGREDIQVYRGCSQPLIRDTCFCEEVHGNNGLAGALEDLEVEYKHKQHGVDYIIDEVMRNKGEITLVLLAPMTNVAMALRKEPEIAKYIKEIVTMGGVTTALGNESLVSEFNIYADPESAKIVFNSGVPIKMVGLDVTRKTLLMEEQLKSIEGDEKVTSLVKEIGKYYIDMYSGNNEIKCCALHDPLAVGVAIDESLVKTKKLFVDVETKSEHCDGQTICDFFGRSGREPNVEVCLEVDSNRFVSMFLDVIQS